In one Mucilaginibacter ginsenosidivorax genomic region, the following are encoded:
- a CDS encoding transcription antitermination protein NusB, with product MLNRRHLRVKVLQALYAFHQSDTTDIKQYEKNMLGSIDEVFEMYIWMLSLISEVANYAANDKEERANKHLPTAEDLNANIKIVSNRFILSLNDNRDYLIASKKYKVDWGFEPELAKTLFTTLKKSPEYAEYLAKTDDTIQTDKDIIKFIFKKVILKSSLAEQVFEDKFIFWPVDRDVLQALIAKTFKNFSSEDFKQNQLAEITGNWAEDREFVVDLFAKSIRFDKPYQELIAAKTTNWEPDRIAMMDTLLMKMAITEFVNFTSIPVKVTINEYLEISKEFSTPKSNSFINGILDKILIDLKAENKIKKIGRGLIE from the coding sequence ATGTTAAACAGAAGGCACCTACGGGTAAAAGTACTACAGGCATTATACGCGTTCCACCAATCGGACACCACCGACATTAAACAGTATGAAAAAAACATGCTGGGAAGTATAGATGAAGTTTTTGAAATGTATATCTGGATGTTATCACTCATTTCAGAGGTGGCTAACTATGCCGCAAATGATAAAGAGGAGCGCGCCAACAAGCATTTACCCACCGCCGAGGACCTCAATGCCAATATTAAAATAGTCAGCAACAGGTTTATCCTCTCCCTGAATGATAACCGGGATTATCTTATCGCCTCAAAAAAATACAAGGTTGACTGGGGTTTTGAACCCGAACTGGCTAAAACCCTGTTTACAACCCTAAAAAAATCGCCCGAGTATGCCGAATACCTGGCCAAAACCGACGATACCATCCAAACGGATAAAGACATCATTAAATTTATTTTCAAAAAAGTGATTTTAAAATCATCATTGGCCGAGCAGGTTTTTGAGGATAAATTCATTTTTTGGCCTGTAGACAGGGATGTTTTGCAAGCTTTGATTGCCAAAACATTCAAAAACTTTAGCAGCGAAGATTTTAAACAAAATCAGCTTGCCGAGATAACCGGTAACTGGGCCGAAGACCGCGAATTTGTGGTTGACCTTTTTGCAAAAAGCATCCGTTTTGATAAGCCCTACCAGGAATTAATTGCCGCTAAAACTACCAATTGGGAGCCCGACCGCATTGCGATGATGGATACGCTGTTAATGAAAATGGCCATTACGGAGTTTGTAAACTTCACTTCAATCCCGGTAAAAGTTACCATTAACGAGTACCTTGAAATTTCAAAGGAGTTTAGCACACCTAAGAGTAATTCATTTATAAACGGTATCTTAGACAAGATTTTGATTGACCTTAAGGCCGAAAACAAGATCAAAAAAATTGGCAGAGGATTGATTGAATAG
- a CDS encoding Glu/Leu/Phe/Val family dehydrogenase, whose product MPDQQSQQSIFSQLDVFGHKKVVFCSDPDTNLKAIIAIHDTTLGPAFGSTRMWSYKTEGDALNDVLRLAKSMTYKCAIAGLNMGGGYSVIIGDSRRDKTEAMMRKFGRFIKNLNGEFITSEDVGTNPRDMEYIRMETQHVTGIPETLGGSGDPSPVAAQGVFMGIKACVKEQFGTDTLAGKSVIVQGVGHVGEHLVRLLRDEKVKVYISDIQEERVGQIAKKYGAEAVSNNSIFDIDADIYAPCALGGTVNTQTINKLKCSIIAGSANNQLLDEAVHGEMLLNKNILFAPDYVINAGGIINCYSELMGFSKKRTLQLTENIYEVTRNILKLSKLENISTVVAANKIAEKRITDIKKVKSSY is encoded by the coding sequence ATGCCCGATCAACAATCACAACAATCCATTTTCAGCCAACTCGATGTTTTCGGGCATAAAAAAGTGGTGTTTTGCAGCGATCCGGATACCAATCTGAAAGCTATCATCGCTATTCATGACACCACCCTTGGGCCTGCTTTTGGCAGCACCCGCATGTGGAGTTATAAAACCGAAGGCGATGCGTTAAATGATGTATTACGCCTGGCCAAAAGCATGACCTATAAATGCGCCATCGCGGGGCTTAATATGGGCGGCGGTTATTCGGTAATTATTGGCGATTCGCGCCGGGATAAAACCGAGGCGATGATGCGCAAATTTGGTCGCTTTATCAAAAATCTTAACGGCGAGTTCATCACATCTGAAGATGTAGGCACCAATCCACGCGATATGGAATACATCCGCATGGAAACCCAGCATGTTACCGGTATCCCAGAAACGCTTGGCGGCAGCGGCGATCCTTCGCCTGTGGCGGCACAGGGTGTTTTTATGGGGATAAAAGCTTGTGTTAAAGAACAGTTTGGCACCGATACCCTAGCGGGCAAATCGGTTATTGTTCAGGGTGTAGGCCACGTTGGCGAGCACCTGGTGCGCCTGCTGCGCGATGAAAAAGTAAAAGTGTATATCAGCGATATCCAGGAAGAACGCGTTGGGCAAATTGCCAAAAAATACGGCGCCGAAGCGGTATCAAATAACAGTATTTTTGATATCGATGCCGATATTTATGCACCTTGCGCGCTGGGTGGCACTGTAAATACCCAAACCATAAACAAGTTAAAATGCAGCATCATAGCCGGATCGGCCAATAACCAGTTACTGGATGAGGCGGTTCATGGCGAAATGTTATTGAACAAAAATATACTATTTGCGCCCGACTACGTTATTAATGCCGGCGGCATTATTAATTGCTATTCGGAGTTAATGGGATTCAGCAAAAAACGCACGTTGCAACTTACCGAAAATATTTACGAGGTAACGCGCAATATTTTAAAGCTCTCGAAACTGGAAAACATTTCTACCGTTGTAGCAGCAAATAAAATAGCAGAGAAAAGAATTACGGATATTAAAAAAGTAAAATCGTCATATTAA
- a CDS encoding SDR family NAD(P)-dependent oxidoreductase, translating into MLLQNKNAIIYGAGGSLGGAVAKALAVAGAKVFLTGRTLAPLQIVADEIIALGGLAEVAQVDAFNADAIKQHIATVLKTAGTLDISFNAVGVDVKQGVPLVDLSANDFVEPVTATLRTRFLTATAAGRVMAEQGSGVILFLTATPGGIGYPYTGGFAAACCAVESFSSNLASEVGQYGVRVVNIRSGGSPDSRVFADAIKDRPEVMAMVLKQMEADTMLKKLPLMADIANTAVFLVSDLAGNITGVTIDVTGGTTAALNYRSNPEVRKTARPKFEKD; encoded by the coding sequence ATGTTACTCCAAAACAAAAATGCCATTATTTACGGTGCGGGCGGTTCTCTGGGCGGCGCGGTTGCAAAAGCCCTGGCTGTAGCCGGCGCAAAAGTGTTTTTAACAGGCCGCACGCTGGCCCCCTTGCAAATAGTTGCCGATGAAATCATTGCCCTTGGTGGGCTTGCCGAAGTTGCCCAAGTTGATGCATTTAACGCTGACGCCATTAAGCAACATATAGCTACAGTTTTAAAAACAGCAGGCACATTGGATATTTCGTTTAATGCCGTTGGTGTTGATGTTAAACAGGGTGTTCCGCTGGTTGATTTATCTGCAAATGATTTTGTGGAGCCGGTAACGGCCACGCTGAGAACCCGGTTTTTAACCGCTACAGCGGCGGGTAGGGTGATGGCCGAACAAGGTTCGGGTGTTATCCTGTTCCTTACTGCAACGCCCGGTGGTATCGGGTACCCATATACCGGCGGCTTTGCCGCTGCCTGCTGCGCGGTTGAAAGTTTTAGCAGCAACCTGGCATCCGAAGTTGGCCAGTATGGTGTACGTGTAGTAAACATCCGTTCGGGTGGCTCGCCAGACTCCAGGGTATTTGCAGATGCTATTAAAGATCGTCCTGAAGTAATGGCCATGGTATTGAAACAGATGGAGGCTGATACGATGCTGAAAAAGCTGCCGCTCATGGCTGATATTGCCAATACTGCCGTATTCCTGGTTTCGGATTTAGCAGGTAACATAACCGGTGTAACCATCGATGTAACGGGCGGAACTACCGCGGCCCTCAACTATCGGTCAAATCCGGAAGTCCGAAAGACGGCACGTCCGAAATTTGAGAAAGACTGA
- a CDS encoding CAP domain-containing protein, which yields MLNIVKKLILPFISVIILGTSCRKAVLAPDNPSKAKLLDLVNNYRASGCTCGTVYYPPVNPVVWNDTLQVAAQRHSNDMDEKQFFSHTGSDGTNTGDRLMSLNYIFSTYGENIAEGYANETDVMVGWIKSPGHCQNIMNGDFSQMGVATSGKYWTQVFSAH from the coding sequence ATGCTAAATATTGTTAAGAAACTGATACTCCCTTTTATAAGCGTGATCATACTGGGTACCTCTTGCCGTAAGGCAGTACTGGCACCCGATAATCCGTCGAAAGCTAAATTATTGGATTTGGTGAACAACTACCGGGCGTCGGGCTGTACCTGTGGTACTGTTTATTATCCGCCGGTAAACCCCGTTGTTTGGAACGATACCCTACAGGTAGCCGCTCAAAGGCACAGTAATGATATGGACGAGAAACAATTCTTTAGCCATACCGGCAGCGATGGCACCAACACCGGCGACAGGCTAATGAGCCTAAATTATATTTTCTCTACCTACGGCGAAAATATTGCCGAAGGTTATGCCAACGAAACTGATGTAATGGTTGGCTGGATTAAAAGCCCCGGCCACTGCCAAAACATTATGAATGGCGATTTTAGCCAAATGGGCGTTGCCACCAGCGGGAAGTATTGGACACAGGTTTTTTCGGCGCATTAG
- a CDS encoding response regulator, producing MSKNILIVDDDSEMVELICLILMEEGYNVWTLTSGEMIEKTMDTFKPDLILMDVMLAGLDGRELCKNLKESAETNHIPIILISGSDELRLDGYENSAPDDFIPKPFDIDSLLQKVGNQLAA from the coding sequence ATGAGCAAGAATATACTAATTGTCGACGATGACTCTGAAATGGTTGAACTCATTTGCCTTATACTGATGGAAGAAGGCTACAATGTTTGGACGCTTACCAGCGGCGAAATGATTGAAAAAACCATGGATACCTTTAAACCCGACCTGATCCTGATGGATGTAATGCTGGCTGGCCTGGATGGCCGCGAACTGTGCAAAAACCTAAAGGAAAGTGCTGAAACCAATCATATCCCGATAATCCTGATTTCGGGCTCGGACGAATTGCGCCTGGATGGCTACGAAAATAGTGCTCCTGACGATTTTATCCCCAAACCTTTTGATATCGATTCGTTACTGCAAAAAGTAGGTAACCAGTTGGCAGCTTAG
- a CDS encoding peptide-methionine (S)-S-oxide reductase, which translates to MVSKIGFGGSCHWCTEAIFLSLKGVVAVQQGWIASDGQNSTFSEAVIVEFDERAIAIQTLIAVHLYTHSCTINHSMRDKYRSAVYTFNERQAMAAQNVIDALQPEFKSAIITKVIPYKRFRLNSDSYLNYYYSNPDKPFCQNVVNPKLRVLLARFANVADAGKLSHL; encoded by the coding sequence ATGGTCAGCAAAATAGGTTTTGGCGGAAGTTGCCATTGGTGCACCGAAGCAATATTTTTATCGTTAAAGGGAGTGGTAGCTGTTCAGCAGGGCTGGATAGCGTCTGATGGCCAAAATTCTACTTTTAGCGAGGCCGTTATTGTTGAATTTGATGAGAGGGCAATAGCAATACAAACACTTATTGCGGTACATTTATATACCCACAGTTGCACGATTAATCACAGTATGCGGGATAAATACCGGTCGGCAGTTTATACTTTTAATGAAAGGCAGGCAATGGCCGCACAAAACGTTATTGACGCCCTGCAACCGGAATTTAAAAGTGCTATTATCACCAAAGTTATTCCTTACAAACGTTTCCGGCTTAATAGCGACAGTTACCTGAATTACTACTACAGTAACCCCGATAAGCCTTTTTGCCAAAATGTAGTGAACCCTAAATTGAGAGTGCTGCTGGCGCGTTTTGCTAACGTGGCAGACGCCGGGAAACTAAGCCACCTGTAA
- a CDS encoding GNAT family N-acetyltransferase, which translates to MSFSLESRRLIIRPFIAADEAPYVNIHMDPLVNVYLPVRTAEQYSELLQQSMAQPHAALNRWAIVERETGNFMGSCLLREFNAGDDAVIELGYSLAAPYWGKGYATEMAKLVVDYAFTIPQTQKVVAVTDQENKGSQMVLLKSGFIDQGLVDRYEGLILSYFEYPRR; encoded by the coding sequence ATGAGTTTTAGTCTCGAATCGCGGCGTCTTATTATCCGGCCTTTTATTGCTGCCGATGAAGCACCTTACGTTAATATACATATGGACCCGCTGGTGAATGTGTATTTACCAGTACGCACGGCCGAACAGTATAGCGAACTGTTGCAACAAAGTATGGCACAGCCTCACGCAGCACTTAACCGCTGGGCTATCGTTGAACGCGAAACGGGCAATTTTATGGGTAGCTGCCTGCTACGCGAATTTAATGCGGGCGATGATGCAGTCATTGAACTGGGCTACAGCCTTGCAGCGCCCTATTGGGGCAAAGGATATGCTACCGAAATGGCAAAGCTGGTTGTTGACTATGCTTTTACTATCCCCCAAACCCAGAAAGTAGTGGCCGTTACCGATCAGGAAAACAAGGGTTCGCAAATGGTGCTCCTCAAAAGTGGCTTTATCGACCAGGGGCTGGTTGACAGGTATGAAGGATTGATCCTGTCGTATTTCGAATATCCGAGGAGGTAG
- a CDS encoding CHAD domain-containing protein, whose translation MKKKDEKKYMEREWHSMTHHLKDFIKTGNQESLHHFRTGVKKLRAFFTLIESTKKGHTSTKLFKPVREIFKQAGHVRNAYMNIQLAKGQQVVQIDFIQGQEQSLKTLAEQFRADGIQYLVTLHKVRRKLKERIPKLKNLHIGLYYEHQLETIATGLQKHSFAEDLHTCRKQIKMLIYNYHLVKPNLDRAFNEDYLEQVQNAVGNWHDNSVTMELFTAEATDGETAVALLKKQAVQLKRRVTKLLKGFYDRATTVTELPLEQVS comes from the coding sequence ATGAAGAAAAAAGACGAAAAAAAATATATGGAGCGCGAATGGCATTCCATGACCCATCATTTAAAAGACTTTATAAAAACCGGTAATCAGGAAAGCCTGCATCATTTTCGCACGGGTGTAAAAAAACTAAGGGCATTTTTTACGTTGATCGAAAGTACTAAAAAGGGCCACACCTCAACCAAATTATTTAAACCTGTACGTGAAATTTTTAAGCAGGCAGGTCATGTACGCAATGCATATATGAACATTCAGCTGGCCAAAGGCCAGCAGGTTGTACAAATAGATTTTATACAGGGACAGGAACAGTCATTAAAAACTTTAGCAGAGCAGTTTAGAGCAGATGGGATACAATACCTGGTTACTTTACACAAGGTGCGGCGAAAATTGAAAGAACGCATCCCAAAGTTAAAAAACCTGCACATCGGTTTATATTATGAGCATCAGTTAGAAACCATTGCTACCGGGCTGCAAAAACATAGTTTCGCAGAGGATTTGCATACCTGCCGCAAGCAAATTAAAATGCTGATTTACAATTATCACCTTGTAAAACCTAACCTTGACAGAGCTTTTAACGAAGATTACCTGGAACAAGTACAAAATGCGGTTGGCAACTGGCACGATAACAGCGTTACCATGGAGCTTTTTACCGCCGAAGCCACGGATGGTGAAACTGCAGTAGCGCTACTGAAGAAACAGGCAGTGCAGCTAAAAAGACGCGTAACCAAATTGCTTAAAGGGTTTTATGACCGGGCTACAACGGTAACCGAGTTGCCGCTGGAACAGGTGAGTTAA